In Gammaproteobacteria bacterium, the following proteins share a genomic window:
- the rpsL gene encoding 30S ribosomal protein S12 yields the protein MTTINQLVRNPRKRKTVKSNVPALEACPQRRGVCTRVYTTTPKKPNSAMRKVARVRLTNGFEVTSYIGGEGHNLQEHNVVLIRGGRVKDLPGVRYHTVRGSLDTQGVDGRRQARSKYGTKRPKK from the coding sequence ATGACAACGATTAACCAGCTGGTGCGTAACCCGCGCAAGCGCAAGACTGTTAAAAGTAATGTTCCTGCGTTGGAGGCTTGCCCTCAACGACGTGGTGTGTGTACTCGTGTTTATACCACGACCCCGAAAAAACCAAACTCAGCCATGCGTAAAGTGGCTCGTGTGCGTTTGACGAACGGGTTTGAAGTGACCTCCTACATTGGTGGTGAAGGTCATAACTTGCAAGAGCATAACGTGGTGTTGATCCGCGGTGGTCGTGTGAAAGATTTGCCTGGTGTTCGTTATCACACCGTTCGCGGTAGCTTGGACACCCAGGGTGTTGACGGTCGTCGTCAAGCACGTTCCAAGTACGGCACCAAGCGTCCGAAGAAATAA
- the rpsG gene encoding 30S ribosomal protein S7, with protein MSRRREITKRQVLPDPKFGSERLTKFVNMIMQSGKKSVAERIMYGALDVVVEKGKGDALEVLETALTNVSPAVEVKSRRVGGATYQVPVEVRPVRRSALAMRWIIDAARKRGEKSMTRKLAGELMDAAEKRGSAVKKREDTHRMAEANKAFAHYRW; from the coding sequence ATGTCCAGAAGAAGAGAGATAACAAAACGCCAAGTACTGCCCGATCCTAAGTTCGGCAGTGAGCGTCTGACCAAGTTCGTCAACATGATCATGCAGAGCGGTAAAAAATCCGTTGCTGAACGTATTATGTACGGCGCGTTGGATGTGGTTGTTGAAAAAGGCAAAGGCGATGCGTTAGAGGTGCTGGAGACAGCACTGACCAACGTCAGTCCTGCGGTAGAAGTGAAGTCACGTCGTGTCGGTGGCGCTACCTACCAAGTGCCGGTTGAAGTGCGTCCTGTGCGTCGCAGTGCTCTGGCCATGCGTTGGATCATTGATGCTGCGCGCAAACGCGGTGAAAAATCAATGACCCGCAAATTGGCAGGTGAGTTGATGGATGCGGCTGAAAAACGCGGTTCTGCGGTTAAGAAACGTGAAGATACTCACCGTATGGCTGAAGCGAACAAGGCGTTTGCACACTACCGCTGGTAG